The genomic region GTTGCTGTGTCCTCAAATAATATCCATGGGAAGAAGGTATGTCTTGATAGAGTTCCAGAAAGCTCAAGGTTGGGAGACTCGGGATCTCTAGTACATCAATCTTCTTATGAGAATCTGAACACTCAAAATAATGTCTCAAGCGCTATGCTTCCACTAAGGAACAACAGCTTTGGAGCAGATggttctcttctctcttcGCCCCTGGTATCTCAGCagtcaaaatatcaaattggggTTGGGAGTCCCAGAATGATAAAGGATCAGCGGTCAGGAGCTCTTTTGAATGCATCTGTTGCTTCTCCTGGTGGGCAGGATATGATGATTCCATTCACTGATAATGGTGCTGCTTCAATTCATGGTAAGAGTAGAGACACTCAAGATGGGCAATTGTCTCCACTTACCCACAAGAAACCTAGGGTTACACATACAGGGCCTGATGGGAATCTGCAGCATTTAGGACCACAAATGGACAACTTACATGGATCCGAATTACATTGGAAGAACACATTAATGCAACAGCAGTCAATTGGAAGAGGGATTCAGTATGCTAATAGTGGTGTACAAAAGTTTTCCCCGCAGATGTATGAAGGAGGTCTAAATCAGGAAGGGGGCCCAATACCGTTCACTATTGGACAACAAGGAATAAGATACAACTTAAAGGAAGAACCAGTTGAGACAGAGAGATTAGACAAACCAGAGCTCAGTCGTATGGGCATGGGAGAAGCAGAATTATCCAATATTGATCCACAGCAGTCACGATTGCAGCAAAGAGTGCCCCATCAGTTCATGAGATCAAGTTTCCCTCAAACTCCATGGAACAATCTTGGTCAGCCTCTTGATAATAATTCTAGAAAAGAGGATTCATTTCCGAAAAGAAAATTGGTTCAAAGTCCTCGTGTATCTGCTGGAGGCTTACCTCAATCTCCCTTGTCATCAAAATCTGGAGAATTTTCTAGTGGTTCAATTGGACCTCAATTTGGAGCTGTTGTCACTAGTGGACTTGTATCATCTCAAAAGGAGAAATCTGCGGTCACATCTGTTCCTTCTGTTGGTGTTGGCGGCAACCCATCTTTCACTTCAAGTGCGAATGATTCCATGCAGAGACAAAACCAGGCACAGGCAGCTGCAAAACGCAGATCTAATTCTCTTCCCAAAACTCCTGCAATAAGTGGGGTTGGTTCTCCAGCAAGTGTTAGCAATATGAGTGTACCAATAAATGCAAGTAGCTCTCCTGTTGGAACACAACCTTTGGGTGATCAAACCATGCTTGAGAGATTCTCGAAGATAGAAGTGGTAGCTATGAGGTATTTCCGTCAATCAAGCTGCCTCTTTACCTCagcaatttgattttatctttctatatGCCAAATTGTTCAATTAATCACAATTTCATGAACGtcatttgtatattatattatattaaagcTAATGCCATTGTAGTGGTTGTATCAGCAATATGAGCTTGATCACAGGAGCTTTACCATTACTTGTGATCGTTGTGTGTATGAGAGTAAGTATGCAGACTGAATCCAGTAATGGGGTTCTATATGGCTCTGTTCTTTAGCAATGAGATGGATAGCCCCTCTTCTCAGACAACACATATGATATGATGGCTGCTTGTGATTTTTACCATTTCGAATTGTCTGGATAGGATACATGTTATTTGTCGCAAATTCTTCCAACAGTGTTTGCAGCAGTGTAAtctctttttgtttaataCTCATGTTATCTTTTCTGATTCAGGTGTCAACTTAATTGCAAAAAGAATAAGGTGGATGAATATCCTATGAGGAAGCCCAATGCATATTCTGCTCAACAGCTGGTATCTCATCTCTCAAGTGATTCAAACAATGAGAACCTGAAAGACGAAACATGTAAAATGCCATTGTCAAAGTCCCTGATAGGCGGCAACATGAATGTTTGCAAGACCAGAATCCTGAACTTTATCCAGACAGAGCGCATTATTCAAGGTGTGTTGACTTCAAAACTTTTATGTAAAaccatttaattaaatttgcgATCCTCACAATTGGTATATGCAGGTAATAGCTTCCAATTTGTTCCAAAGGCAAGAACTAGGATGATCATGTCAGAGAAACCAAATGATGGATCTGTGGCAATTCATATTGGAGAAATAGAGGATGCTGAATACTTGGCTGCAGAGGATTACCTTCCAACATTACCAAATACTGTGAGTTTGAAAATTCTCTTATGTTAATGACGAGGATGTTTCTTTCAACTTTCATTTATTAAGGAGGACCTTTTTCTGTACAATTGgataaattttgtgtaatacTTGCATAGAGAATAAAACATTTCCAGACTAGCACATTATTAGTCAAATACTCatataaaattcttatctTCCCTTAGTGTACTAAACAAGCTAAAATTGGCATCCCGAccacaagaaatgaaatatctTCCATTTCTCTGCTCCTTCATAGCCCCCTTCCTACACTAACAAAAAGCTATATTTTAAgctgaaaatgaaaacctaTGACAAAGGCTACGAAGAAGATTTTATACATgatgcttcttcttctttaatGAGTTAGAATTATATTACCCCTTTATTCAATGTTGCGCTGATACATGGCACTCGACCCCTGCAGCACATTGCCGATCTACTTGCAGCACAGTTCTGTTCACTGGTATgttaattctttcttttacgAACTTAATTAGCATAAGCGGTATTGCCAACATTTAGTAATAACATGTACCTGTCCAGATGGTGCGTGAAGGATATCATGTGGAGGATCATGTCCAACCAAAACCAGTCCGGATCAATCCTGCCTCAGCCAGCCAACTTAATGCTCCAGGAATTCCTCCCGGTAGTGCAACATCCGAGATGCAGCAGTTTTCTGAAGGTGTTTCTATTCAGCCGACAAATGATATTGCCAAACCTAGTACCAGTGGTAATGCATCTGTAAACTCATTACAGAATGTACAAGGCCCTAGGATCCTACCTCCAGGGAATACTCAGGCGATCCAAATGTCTCAAGGTCTTCTGCCTGGGGTTTCAATGCCTTCTAGACCTCAGCAACCTGAACAACTGCCACCTCTGCAGCAGCAACCACCACAACAGCAACAGCAGCATCCTCAGTTCCAACGATCACCCATGATGCTGCAGACAAATTCAATGCAACACCTGAACAATATGGCTCAGAATGCAAATGTGCAACTTCAGTTGTtgcaacagcagcagcaaccACAGTTGCTTCAAGcacaacagcagcagcagcagcagcagacaACAATGCAGAGAAAAATGATGCCCGGTCTTGGAACTGTTGGCATGGGCAATATTGGTAATAACATGGTTGGGCTTGGAGGCTTGCGCAGTGTCATGGGAATCGGCAGTGGTAGGGGGGTGGGTGGAAGTGGTATTTCTGCACCAATGGGGCCTATCTCAAGCATTGGAAACATGAACCAGAACCCCATGAATCTGAGTTCAGCTGCAAATATTAGCAATGCTATCCGGTCTGGGACTCTTACACCAGCGCAAGCTGCTTTTATGAAGCTAAGAATGGCACAAAACAGATCAAATGTGTTGGGGAACCCTCCATCAAGTATTGGAAACATGCCTGGAGCTAGACAGATGCATCCAGGATCTGCTGGTCTTTCTATGCTGGGCCCTGCTCTCAACCGAGCCAATATCAATCAGATGCAGCGTACAGCTATGGGTCCACCAAAATTGATGCCAGGAATGAATCCTTACATGAcccagcagcagcagcaacaacagcaacagcagcagcaacacCAGCttcaacagcagcagcagcagcaccaACAACAGCAGTTGCActtgcagcagcagcagcagcaacagatGCAGTTGCAGCAGCAACAACAGCAGTTACAGCAGCAGCAAGAAACCACTTCTCCATTACAAGCTGTTCTTTCTCCTCAACAAGTGGGTTCACCATCAAGCATTGGTGTTCCCCATCAGATGAATCAAACACCACAGCAGCAACCGCTACAACAGCAAGCCAGTCCCCAGCAGATGAGCCAGAGAACTCCGATGAGCCCACAATTGAGCTCAGGGACTATTCACCCGATGACTGCTGGAAATCCAGAAGCTTGTCCAGCAAGCCCTCAATTGAGTTCTCAGACTTTGGGCTCGGTCGGTAGTATCTCCAATTCTCCGATGGAGCTGCAAGGCGTTAATAAAAGTAACTCTGTAAATAATGCATAGCGATTATCAGCTGTTTGATCTTCAAAATTTGGTTGTCATCCATTCTGGTCCAAGCTTGGGCTTTGATAACATTGCCTTGTAAGTAGGAGCGGTTTGAGGTAGCAAGACAACTCGTATATACTTGGATTAAGGATAAGTTCAGCCAGGACCCGGAGCACTGATAATTGCCATGTTTTCTACCGAGTGATCTCATACATGAAGTAGCCGTCTGGTGGGAGGAAGTACATAATTCCTTTCCTCTTCAACTTTAAGCTTGTAGGTTATATCAGCGCTGATAATTTATGTGGATTAGCATTGTTGTCAATTAGAGACTACTATCTTGATGATTTTGTCTATTCGAATTTGTTGGTTTTAAGTGGTTGCTCTACCATGATAGGAAAACAGTTACCTTAGTCAATGTTGTTTGTAACTGTTGAAGCTATTCTAGTATGTGACTGGAatgaaaatcattttattactattattgtGATGATTGCTTGGCAAGTTAAACAAACCAACCAAAAAAGAACGATGCAATTCCTAATGTAAATGTGAAAGGAATACAATACAGTATCTCAGATCAGTCACACGTAGTACACTTAAGCTAATACTTTAGTTGACTATAGTTATTGTTCCAATAAGTAACAATATATGGATGCACAGGGAAAACGACAAACGGCGAACACAACATAGAAGAACTACAGTCTGCAGTGGAGTCTATCAATCTCGGTGCTCAAGTGGCTTCTAGATATATCCTTCACAGTGCAGCATCCTGATAGGGCCATGGTGAGCTCAAGCTCATCCTTCAGCATATTGATCACTTGGCTCACCCCGTGCTCTCCCTTTGCAGCCAAACCATAGATAACTGGTCTCCCAATCTGAAGAATATTGATCGACAACATTTATTACCTTTCACTACAAACTGTATTGAATATGAGACTGTTCTTGTGCACTACAAAATTATCAGTTTACCATCACAGCATGTGCACCAAGAGCTAAGGCCTTGAATATATCAGTTCCCCGTCTCACTCCTCCATCAAAAAGAACTGGAATTTTCCCTTGTACAGCAACAACCACCTGTCAATATTCATATCATCAGATTAGCATATGGTTTAGCAGTATAGCAAGAACATAAAAGCACCAAACTGTAACATGGGCTCGTttccaattaatattttgacttcGAGTATAGCAGACTAACATTTATGAAGTCTGACTTGACCTTTTCGTAGAGATATACCCCAACATCAAACTTATGGACTTAGTCGTTCATTCATTAGATATATACCAAGAATATGGGCAATCTGTATCTACCATGTATAATAAGAAGCATAGAAAAGAATAGACAACCTCTTCTAGAACATTGATAGTGGCCGGACTGTAGTCTAGCTGACGTGCTCCGTGATTAGAAACAATAATTCCTGCAACACCTACTTCCAAGGCTCTTAATGCTGCAGAATAGGAAGGCAGATGAGAATAGAAGGATCTATGACATGAAATACCCAGAGAATAGTGAGATCTGGATGCGGGCCACTGAAGCCTACAAATGATAATTAGGTAGAAAATAAGATATAACAAGATATTTATCTTTTCAGAAAACTTAACATTGAAATAAAATGGCTTTTCTATGTCAGATAATAATTGGACTCTTTCACCAAATTATTTCATCAGCCAAAGGTTATCATTCATATCCATTTGTACAAGGCATTTAGTACCATCTTCTCGGGTGAGAACCCCCTTAATGAGTACAGGcaaacttgtaatggatttcaACCATCCTATGTCCTGCAAAATGTGTTACAAGGGCttatttaatcaattcaaATGAGATGATTTTTGAATGTCTTTCACATCAAACCAGTAAAAGTAGTTGAAATGTACTGTAAACCGAATGAAAGTAACAAATTTGCAGCAGAGTTAAGGAGTTGCTAGTTCATACCTTCCAACACAATGAAGCATTAAGGACACCTGAGGCAAATGCTTCAAGATTTGAACCCTTATCCTGTACAAGGGttgacaattatttttaagagaaaacACTATGCAGAAGCAGATCTAGTTAAAGAACTTGTTCATGCAAAAGCAATATTGCTCACTATCCGTATCCAAACAGGTTGGTCCATGTCCAAGAGTGGTTAAAATACTCTTGCTAACGGATTCTCTTGTcttctctttcaattttttttttccatttggATCTATGTATCATCAGCATAAGTTATGATTCAGATTTAAGTTGCATTCTCAGAGCTGCACCATTGAATGAATATTTGCTTGACATTCCACAAGCAAAAGTACTAATAGGTATAAAACCCACGAGCACGTCTTGATTTATTCAATACATATTGAGAGTGGCAAAACATTTTCTGGTAATGTGGCTATAAAGTACGAATACTTCTCTCTAACTTACAGTATTCACTTCTGTGGAAATGAGCCCTTCAAAATTCTTCAATTGAGGTGCAACCATCCTACAAAAATATCATGTCTGCTCAGCCATTATAGCAGGACGTTGTACTTTCCACATTGGTGAAAAGAGAAGTGACAAGAGAACAGTAATGGTTAGCTTAGAGAGGAATAGATGAAATTTTCACTTATTCTTAATGTCTGCCTCCCTTCGCCCAAGTCTAGGAGTATCAACAGTAAGAATTATAGCCTTGAATCCATTTCTTTCAGCTCTTTGCACCATGAAAGCTGATATTTCCCGCCTCTTGTACACCTGCTTGCATGACATTGTTAACTTGGGTAGTACTGTGGACTAAAACATGAATTCTCCGAATCGCCACAGGAACTATAAAAAGAACTTAAGAGATCACTAGTGCTTTAGAGAAGTACATATAATTGGAAGAAACGAACTGCATTGCAGCTAGAAGCAACTTCCTCGATCGTGCATGTTGAACTGAAGGACAACACCTACAGTGCAGGGAGGCAATCAGCATTTAGCAAAACTGTCTGGTACTTGTATGAGATAGTACCATAATAACATTGGCAGTGGCTGAAGCTCTGGCTGTTGCAACTTCCCCTAGCATAATCACAATCTAGAATTAGAATTACGAATAATGTCAGATCAGAGGACATATAAGTATTACACATACTAACCTTCAGGATGTGCTAACTTATGCATGGCTGTTGGAGCAATCATGATTGGAGCCGAGGTTTTGTAACCCATAATAGTTGTCGATGTATCTGTTCTGCTTACATCTATGAGAACTCTTGGACGGATTCTGAGTCATACCAAATAACATGTTAAAAGATAACACTCTGTCAAGAACTCAGAGCAACAGGTCTAAGAACTTACAAAATCCTTTGAAATGCCTTCACATTTTCTTCTAGTGTATGCTGGTCTTCTGCTCCTCCAGCATAAAAGTCATAGTACATCTTTGGAAGGGCTAACTTTACGAGTTCTTGAAACTCACTCACATTTACAGGTTCAGCCTCCATTTTATTAGCCTGCAAAACACCGGCTTCCCGATCACAATTCTTGATAAAAACAACTTTAGTAATTTCATCagcaatattaaattaaacgcATAAGTTGTATGCTTGAATCAAAGATAATCGACTGAGAAAGAAAGCTCACATCTTTGAACTCAACTTCATCAAGATATACAGACTGTTCATCTTTCAAGTTCATTTCACACACAACTAGGGAAGCCCTTTAATAGCACAATCCAGATCGAGCATAacttacaaagaaaaaatcatacaCTTCATACTACATAATAGTTCAAAGGGGATATAATCCAGTACATTCATGCtgatatatacacatatatgcGTGTGTGGGTTCATCGAATTAGTGAAATGCTCCAAAAACAGCAAGATAAAGCATCATAACTCTTAAAGGAGGCAGAAAAACGTTCTATAGCTGATCACTTGGATTGGAGGGTTGATTTTGCTCGAAAATATCAACTGGCAGAACATgatttcaggaaaaaaaatcaccTGAAGGCAATGACCGAGTTCAGTAGAGCAGAAAGGGGCAGAGTCTAGAAAGGTAATTGGGTTACGACTTACGAAGTGAGCTTTCTGTTGGTGGTCGAGGAATCTGAAAGCTGAACAGTCCATTACAGTCAACTGGCTTATTTATGTTTGGtcttcttaaaaaataattaaatattttttgttcatttttcaattaatgttaaataataaatcaattattaattcaaaattcaaaattatgatttggattgtattatttaataatatatttaaaaatcaaatattattaattcttaataatattttgaaaatgaaaaatgagattttccaattcaatattttttaactttgcAGCCGGCAGTTTGTGCAAGTTTGTTCAATTAATGGTGTATAGTTTTATATACAactaaaaaaaggaaatatagtcaacaattaatttcattattttgtcTACAGTCTCTCGTCTTGGCACATTGGATGCATTATGTAGATTATTGATGCAGTAGGTATGGTGgtgtaaatgaataaatgatGTTATTACTGATCAAGTTTATATGATCTTCAGCTTCCCATTTCAGTAAGAATTTTCTTAGGTTCGCACTTATCAAAAAGATTGTGATTTGCGCAGACAGTTTACCTTAAAGGAATGTTGAAACAAGAATAGTACAAGAATTAAGGGAACTAAAGTTACCAAGATAAGCGATGTCAATGATGAAGAACTAGCTCTAGTTGCATCAACAGAAATTGCTTAAATCGGTTTCGAATTGAATTCCactaatgttttctttttctggctTTGGAGCTGGAAAAACGAATTTCCAACCAATGAAGGATCAAAAGTGAAGTCATTCTGGTGAAATAAAATGCTTCTCTTCACACCTTGTTTCCAGCTGATTCATGTACATATTTACACCTTTCTCCAAAGTAGCACCTTCCTTGAACATAATATCGGCATCTCTGCTTTTGTTCCCAGCCTTGTGCTTCAACTGGTCGGTTTAAGTGCTGCCTGTGACACGCATGTGTTTGCTGAGGATGGCTAGGAAAATTGAGGTTCATGTTAGAAATCCTTTGCATGCTGTTGTGAGCAAGCCCATGCCATGGACTCTGATTTTCTTTGAAAGCATGTGTTTGCTGCAACAGATTCCTGATATGATTAGAGTTTGAAAGGTAGCTACCGGAATCTCCTCGGGTGGGACTTCTTGCAGCATGGTAGTTCATATGTTGTCCTTCATAAGAGCCCCTGCAGTCTCTGTGTTGATGGTGTCTCTGGAAGCTGCAGTTCATGCTGATCTGAGATTGCATTTGATGAAGCCCTTCTGGCAGCATATGTGCATTTGAAGTACCATAAGTAGGGTTTCCGTGCAAATTTTCTTGCTGGATTGGTGTGTTTACTTCAAAAGTTTTCAGAGGCTCTCTTCTTTCctcttgttttttgtttggatGTTCATTTCTTGCTGCCCTGAACATACAAAAGATGTACTATTACTGATTAAGATAAAGTTTCAAACATCAAAAAATTCATGCATGCTGTGTAAACTCCTCCACGTTCAGACCTCAAGATCGAGAACCCGATAATAAACACCATCCAATACCTGGTTGGCTTGTGCATTTGTCGCATTTCTTTCTGTTGTATGCGTGCTTCCCTAGTCAAGCGAGCAACACCACCTCTAGCATGCTTTTCTGACAAAATTTTCTGCCTCTCCCCTTCATCTTCCCATTTCTGAATCACAAGAGGGTATACATTACATGATAATGAACAGAGGCATGAACAGAAACATCTGACTGAACGGACCTGTCTCATTGTTTTCAATCTGTAGAGGTTCCTTCCTTTGATGAGCAACGGGTGAAGTGGCGGCAGTGGTTTCTCTCCTTTACTCCACAGCACTTCGATCTGTCAGAGCAGGTAATAAGTGTA from Sesamum indicum cultivar Zhongzhi No. 13 linkage group LG3, S_indicum_v1.0, whole genome shotgun sequence harbors:
- the LOC105157822 gene encoding chromatin modification-related protein eaf-1 isoform X1, with protein sequence MGISFKVSKTGRRFNPKPAPLDVAALSVEEEEPNDAVTTATKKKSDTISLSTRKLAEEASENNGIAEISDNEVSFTLNLFPDGYSITKPMENESGRPTSIDVPKFLHPYDRASETLFSAIESGRLPGDILDDIPCKYIDGTLVCEVRDYRKCFSEGLNVASGDSSPIINRVSLRMSLENIVKDIPAISDNGWTYGDLMEVESRILKALQPQLSLDPTPQLNRLSDYPVPTKLNLALRIMRRKRLRQIPEVAVSSNNIHGKKVCLDRVPESSRLGDSGSLVHQSSYENLNTQNNVSSAMLPLRNNSFGADGSLLSSPLVSQQSKYQIGVGSPRMIKDQRSGALLNASVASPGGQDMMIPFTDNGAASIHGKSRDTQDGQLSPLTHKKPRVTHTGPDGNLQHLGPQMDNLHGSELHWKNTLMQQQSIGRGIQYANSGVQKFSPQMYEGGLNQEGGPIPFTIGQQGIRYNLKEEPVETERLDKPELSRMGMGEAELSNIDPQQSRLQQRVPHQFMRSSFPQTPWNNLGQPLDNNSRKEDSFPKRKLVQSPRVSAGGLPQSPLSSKSGEFSSGSIGPQFGAVVTSGLVSSQKEKSAVTSVPSVGVGGNPSFTSSANDSMQRQNQAQAAAKRRSNSLPKTPAISGVGSPASVSNMSVPINASSSPVGTQPLGDQTMLERFSKIEVVAMRCQLNCKKNKVDEYPMRKPNAYSAQQLVSHLSSDSNNENLKDETCKMPLSKSLIGGNMNVCKTRILNFIQTERIIQGNSFQFVPKARTRMIMSEKPNDGSVAIHIGEIEDAEYLAAEDYLPTLPNTHIADLLAAQFCSLMVREGYHVEDHVQPKPVRINPASASQLNAPGIPPGSATSEMQQFSEGVSIQPTNDIAKPSTSGNASVNSLQNVQGPRILPPGNTQAIQMSQGLLPGVSMPSRPQQPEQLPPLQQQPPQQQQQHPQFQRSPMMLQTNSMQHLNNMAQNANVQLQLLQQQQQPQLLQAQQQQQQQQTTMQRKMMPGLGTVGMGNIGNNMVGLGGLRSVMGIGSGRGVGGSGISAPMGPISSIGNMNQNPMNLSSAANISNAIRSGTLTPAQAAFMKLRMAQNRSNVLGNPPSSIGNMPGARQMHPGSAGLSMLGPALNRANINQMQRTAMGPPKLMPGMNPYMTQQQQQQQQQQQQHQLQQQQQQHQQQQLHLQQQQQQQMQLQQQQQQLQQQQETTSPLQAVLSPQQVGSPSSIGVPHQMNQTPQQQPLQQQASPQQMSQRTPMSPQLSSGTIHPMTAGNPEACPASPQLSSQTLGSVGSISNSPMELQGVNKSNSVNNA
- the LOC105157822 gene encoding chromatin modification-related protein eaf-1 isoform X2, translated to MGISFKVSKTGRRFNPKPAPLDVAALSVEEEEPNDAVTTATKKKSDTISLSTRKLAEEASENNGIAEISDNEVSFTLNLFPDGYSITKPMENESGRPTSIDVPKFLHPYDRASETLFSAIESGRLPGDILDDIPCKYIDGTLVCEVRDYRKCFSEGLNVASGDSSPIINRVSLRMSLENIVKDIPAISDNGWTYGDLMEVESRILKALQPQLSLDPTPQLNRLSDYPVPTKLNLALRIMRRKRLRQIPEVAVSSNNIHGKKVCLDRVPESSRLGDSGSLVHQSSYENLNTQNNVSSAMLPLRNNSFGADGSLLSSPLVSQQSKYQIGVGSPRMIKDQRSGALLNASVASPGGQDMMIPFTDNGAASIHGKSRDTQDGQLSPLTHKKPRVTHTGPDGNLQHLGPQMDNLHGSELHWKNTLMQQQSIGRGIQYANSGVQKFSPQMYEGGLNQEGGPIPFTIGQQGIRYNLKEEPVETERLDKPELSRMGMGEAELSNIDPQQSRLQQRVPHQFMRSSFPQTPWNNLGQPLDNNSRKEDSFPKRKLVQSPRVSAGGLPQSPLSSKSGEFSSGSIGPQFGAVVTSGLVSSQKEKSAVTSVPSVGVGGNPSFTSSANDSMQRQNQAQAAAKRRSNSLPKTPAISGVGSPASVSNMSVPINASSSPVGTQPLGDQTMLERFSKIEVVAMRCQLNCKKNKVDEYPMRKPNAYSAQQLVSHLSSDSNNENLKDETCKMPLSKSLIGGNMNVCKTRILNFIQTERIIQGNSFQFVPKARTRMIMSEKPNDGSVAIHIGEIEDAEYLAAEDYLPTLPNTHIADLLAAQFCSLMVREGYHVEDHVQPKPVRINPASASQLNAPGIPPGSATSEMQQFSEGVSIQPTNDIAKPSTSGNASVNSLQNVQGPRILPPGNTQAIQMSQGLLPGVSMPSRPQQPEQLPPLQQQPPQQQQQHPQFQRSPMMLQTNSMQHLNNMAQNANVQLQLLQQQQQPQLLQAQQQQQQQQTTMQRKMMPGLGTVGMGNIGNNMVGLGGLRSVMGIGSGRGVGGSGISAPMGPISSIGNMNQNPMNLSSAANISNAIRSGTLTPAQAAFMKLRMAQNRSNVLGNPPSSIGNMPGARQMHPGSAGLSMLGPALNRANINQMQRTAMGPPKLMPGMNPYMTQQQQQQQQQQQQQQQQQQMQLQQQQQQLQQQQETTSPLQAVLSPQQVGSPSSIGVPHQMNQTPQQQPLQQQASPQQMSQRTPMSPQLSSGTIHPMTAGNPEACPASPQLSSQTLGSVGSISNSPMELQGVNKSNSVNNA
- the LOC105157823 gene encoding peroxisomal (S)-2-hydroxy-acid oxidase GLO4 isoform X3 produces the protein MEAEPVNVSEFQELVKLALPKMYYDFYAGGAEDQHTLEENVKAFQRILIRPRVLIDVSRTDTSTTIMGYKTSAPIMIAPTAMHKLAHPEGEVATARASATANVIMVLSFSSTCTIEEVASSCNAVRFFQLYVYKRREISAFMVQRAERNGFKAIILTVDTPRLGRREADIKNKMVAPQLKNFEGLISTEVNTDKGSNLEAFASGVLNASLCWKDIGWLKSITSLPVLIKGVLTREDALRALEVGVAGIIVSNHGARQLDYSPATINVLEEVVVAVQGKIPVLFDGGVRRGTDIFKALALGAHAVMIGRPVIYGLAAKGEHGVSQVINMLKDELELTMALSGCCTVKDISRSHLSTEIDRLHCRL
- the LOC105157823 gene encoding peroxisomal (S)-2-hydroxy-acid oxidase GLO4 isoform X1, with the translated sequence MDCSAFRFLDHQQKAHFVSRNPITFLDSAPFCSTELGHCLQANKMEAEPVNVSEFQELVKLALPKMYYDFYAGGAEDQHTLEENVKAFQRILIRPRVLIDVSRTDTSTTIMGYKTSAPIMIAPTAMHKLAHPEGEVATARASATANVIMVLSFSSTCTIEEVASSCNAVRFFQLYVYKRREISAFMVQRAERNGFKAIILTVDTPRLGRREADIKNKMVAPQLKNFEGLISTEVNTDKGSNLEAFASGVLNASLCWKDIGWLKSITSLPVLIKGVLTREDALRALEVGVAGIIVSNHGARQLDYSPATINVLEEVVVAVQGKIPVLFDGGVRRGTDIFKALALGAHAVMIGRPVIYGLAAKGEHGVSQVINMLKDELELTMALSGCCTVKDISRSHLSTEIDRLHCRL
- the LOC105157823 gene encoding peroxisomal (S)-2-hydroxy-acid oxidase GLO4 isoform X2 encodes the protein MNLKDEQSVYLDEVEFKDANKMEAEPVNVSEFQELVKLALPKMYYDFYAGGAEDQHTLEENVKAFQRILIRPRVLIDVSRTDTSTTIMGYKTSAPIMIAPTAMHKLAHPEGEVATARASATANVIMVLSFSSTCTIEEVASSCNAVRFFQLYVYKRREISAFMVQRAERNGFKAIILTVDTPRLGRREADIKNKMVAPQLKNFEGLISTEVNTDKGSNLEAFASGVLNASLCWKDIGWLKSITSLPVLIKGVLTREDALRALEVGVAGIIVSNHGARQLDYSPATINVLEEVVVAVQGKIPVLFDGGVRRGTDIFKALALGAHAVMIGRPVIYGLAAKGEHGVSQVINMLKDELELTMALSGCCTVKDISRSHLSTEIDRLHCRL